TAAgtatttaatagaaaacaatcAGTGTATCGCAAAATGTTTTTGTACAACTAATTTATAGTTAAACCATTAGAGAAACATATTTCCCCTGTATTGCCAAATAAATGCTTTGCCTTATAAGGACCTTTATTCTATTTAAGTGttaaggaatttttatttgaGGAGCTGGAATGATGGAACTAACACTATAAACatacgaaaaatattttatttttaaatttattaaagttgaggttttaatttattttattaataagtttatttcataGCCCTAATTCTAAGAGTGTATTCAAACACGTTTCTTATCAAGTGGAATATGATCACATTGTGGCCACCACATGCATCAATATAACACAGCTGCGCTTTTGGCTAGAAGGGATCAGCATCAGAAAACAATCAGGAGCATATTTATCCTGCATATGGCGCGATTGGTCCACATACTGGCAGCATCTCCACAGAGAGCTGAGCCATAGAAATATTCCGCGCTTACCGCTTCGCTTGTATCTCGGTTACCCTTGCGACATTATTGTAATTCGGTTACCCTTGCGACAGACGATTCTGCGTAGTATATTACGTCTTATAGACAGTACAATACAAACCTCTGTATTACAAATAGTGGAAATTAAACACATTTCCGTGTGCTATAAACATGCCGACTACTGTAGTACaagtataacataaaatacgTGATAGAACTACCGCATCTTATAGTACAGAGCTATTGTATTGATATAGTATTATCTATCGCATCTTTTACATGGCTGAATTTGTTTGGTTGACATCCACAGtgttaattaacaaaacaaaacattcttGGACgatgtatatttgaaaaaaaaaaacttttttcgtTAGTAGTGcccgtaattttttaaatacgatgCTGGATGCTACTCAACATTTGGAAACATAAATATCCATCTTTTAACACatcaataaacaagaaaaaatatttttaatattgatacaactgtatctatatataaaatagttaataccCTTTTATACTATAGCTAATTTCCATACactagttttgctttttatttaaattttatttttattaaatatacaaatactagAAAATACACGCTACATAAGTTTAGTGTAAATGTTTACTTCATGATTTTCTATACATTTGTCATAGGTCCGTGATACTATaaacagtaacactacattttggTATCTGTAATATGATCTCTTCATCaaagttttattaagtgcatgttttaatcTTAGAGTACGTTACATTGACACACAACATCTTTGTTATTATTCCTAAGTTTTACGTGCCACAACGCTCAGGTATGATTTGATACGTTAACCTAACAGCATGTTTCATAATTTGCTTCTAGAACTATACACAATGAATTCTGTCACAAAATAATCTGGGCTATTTAAATTTCTGTTGTAATTGGACAAAATATGAAATGCTTTTTAGTACTGTAAACAACACAGTCTCACAGATTGATGACAATGTTTGCTATTTTACTTACCGATTAAACCTTACCGGTAATACGTCTCTAAACAGCATTTACTGTTTAATCAAAGTGGGGTCTAATTTGTTCCATGCATTCCCAACAGTTTGTTTTTTAGgtgaatcatttaaataaatcttttacgaTACAACCTTATAAATGTGTATGAGATCTGGAAAGACTCAAGTGGAGAGTCGGTAGCAGCATTTCCACCTTCGCAAAATAAACCACGACTGAGTAGGTTTAACGGGTCGGAAGGGGAAATAACTTTCCTGGTAAATCTAAAATACTATCgtagtattgtatttttttttttttaatttttcagaccTCTTTTACTTTCTCCCCCATTTATAGTACAGGATAATGAATGTGAGTGATAGTGaaaaaacaactattaaaattaaaactttacacgGATGTATTACATAGATTTTACTTGACATTTTTTAGCAATTGCTAATATAAGTATAGTTTCACACACATCATTTCCACTTCACCACATTATAGATAgtgtgttaataaaattaaaaagataatttctGGGGTTTTAAGCTAAAACTCAAgtgtaataaataactttacagCTAGGACAGAACATAGCATCATTAAATtgtccttaaaaaattaaaaacgccAACAGTGTTTAGGAGAGACAAAAAAAGTGTTGAAGCAAGTCCAATCAGatgaattatatttgttaaatttataatttccgGTAGTCCAATATTAACGCTCTtaactataacatgtaaatattatCTGTCGGACAGAATCTGCAAATGACAAGCACGCATAACGATATCAGATTTTAAAGCTACTATTATCGATCTCATAGAACCAACTAGTATACCCTagtgttttctttcttttgtgaAAAATTGCTAATTACATCtctaagtactttaaaaatatgtttagtacgACATGATTTATCACTGTATGCTAATTTTGGTGACAAATCGTGTCATATCTGTTTTTGTTCTCTTTGGATAAGAATCTGAGAAACCTACCTAATCACCTGCACTTAATCCTAAAGGACCTTTGTGATGCTTCTGAAGTAACAGGATGTTCATGATAGGTAAGGTCGAGGGTAGGAGCCGCCTCCAGTTGAGAGCGAGGAGGAAGATTGAGGGCATTATATCTCAGTAATGTAACCTTGGAAAAAGTAAAGGCCAAATAAgtaccaacctctccagtcaaagcagacaggggtaGCACCCCTTTATATCTAGCCTAGCAACTGCCACAATTAGGTAGCTACGCACACTCTAACAGAAATCTTCTGAAGTAGATTAGAACTATCGACTAACCTTATGTTCCAATATTTCGACATTTGCGGTAGGTTATTTGTCACACGTGTACATTGCCCAAATTTAAGTTACATCAATTTTTATGTACTCTGTGTAGGTTAAACTacaaggtataaaccagccatgTTTAGTAGTAGGAGTATCGGTAAATTCGTAAatcatattaattcaaaataatctttatttttaaattttatatcataatatcaGCCATAATTTCTGGCCCTTTCTCTTGATTTTTGGCTGGTAGTAGATGGCCTCCGTTCCACATTGGTTTGTCGATATGACCTTGACGAAGAACGACGACCAAGGGAAGCGCGAGAAGCTACAGATATGTTATCTTTAGACCGCTCATCAGACTTTGGGGCTTTCTTTTTCTCTTTTGTATTGGGCTTTTTATCTTTTCTTTTATTGGGGGATTCTTTTTTTCTGTCTTCGTTGTCCTCATCTGTAGAATTgctttcttttttacttttcgATTCATCTGACTGTTGAGTTTTCTTGTTATCCTTCCTATTGGATGTTTctccttttctttttttagaatCTTTCTTCTTACTTCCTTGGTCATCTTCGTCTGTATTACTAGCCTTCTGGCTTCCCTCCTCATCATCAGAATCCTGATCACGGCTTTTATCTTTACGACTTTGCTTCGAACCTCTACGATTGGCACTCTTTGAATCTCTGTTTTTATCACTTCCGGTGGATCTTCCTCCTGTTAGCTTTTGCCATATTTCTTTTAACTTCTTCCGTATCGATTCTGCTACTTCTGGGGCGAACCTCGCAAGTAGCACATAAGCAATTATAAGCAGCAGGATTAATATAAAAACCCACAGCAAATAGTTCCAAAATGAATTCTTTTTCTGCTGTAACATAAAAActggataatttaattttagtaacattttaaattagaatgaAAGCACAACAAGCTTATAATTGGCTATATTTACTTTACACAACTGCGTAAAAAGAACTGTAATCGATTCACTACGTGAATTAGACTTTAGGAGATACTTACTCTACCAGCATAGACTCCAAAACAGTAGTTAGATATACAGAACTCTGAATAATAGCCGGATCTTCCCTGAAAGCGGATAAATATACTATTACTAATctgttattgtataaaaataacaaaacaaggtTTAGTTAGAGTTATGTATTGGatagtattatgtattaaattgtaccgttggacgataacacatgagggtggtgacttctgaggtcgtagtaataaatactagaaatgcaaagtttacttataagttcagtttaattattataacttacaagcaccacttttagatggtaaaggaaaagtatgtaatgccacgttgctgccatttagaatataataactaaaaatgcatatcttccaggtgggcctaaaatatccaatgttctatggaattatgcctacgatgttctattttataaaacataagattttacttcccttcgcaaagtgtagactcacaacccgggtgtcggcgtcttggcacgagacaatggcgctgtagtctaagaagggttatgtctagtcggtggttactagacgataagtagaagttaataaactggtagccatctactcaaataatatgtgcccagtgagccgtgagacacgtgggacacgtaaactcgcctaaaacaaattcgcgacggtattagccatttaatgatacaatttattatctataaaaacgtgttcgccataaggatgacgccacaacttttatctatctcaatcaagcaaataaaagatcttcaagggtacgttactttactatttacaactttactttacgttacattcatttttatacttttggcatcaaagggctaatttaataatacgaaaagataaattttacttacggacaaagcgcgccaggtctgctcggtcacatagttgggctgctacagagggttagaagaaaatattcatacgcgtgccaattaggtagtcctccgcccaataatttagttccggaacattggataaaagtaatattaaattatactggctgactaggttgcgaaattttacattatataaaatttaattaatcaaataacaGTACAGAATGATGTAAGATAATAGTAGAAAAcgcaaaatatttctaaaattaccATGACTACTTCGTCTTCTTTTCATATACATAATTGATTGATCTATTCGTTTTCATttgagaaaattatttgaaaattccatttttttttgaGCTTTAATGAAGGCTACGAcacgagaggctggaaaaattttatttctgcctgtccgcatattatttcaaaaacgaactgacctttgGACTTGAAATTTTCTATGAAGCTTTATCTTTATACTCGAACACATACttcgataatggtgcatatcAGTCAACAGATTTTGGCAGAATGTTATCGAATAtctttacatttgtcttattgGTAACCTTGATAATAACGAGCAAATAcaagaaaaaagaatttttgaacaaacagagtacaataatgtaaggtttcaatatgttatagttttatttatagaggcaaaataaattataatagagtggaaaatcaataactatataaatttgtGACGAGTTTTTCCAATGTTGCTTTAAATTACCCTCCGTAGTACAgcaaaacctttattatttggCCGTCGCTTGAAATCTAAATTAACTgtgaaaaatgtgaatatattattaGCAGGATATCACGAGGTATTAGACATACGAAAATTGTGTATGAAAGTTCACTAATAAGTCGTGAAGAATATGTTATACAATGTTCAAACAGCCTCAGCAAAGTCTGTTACTATGGTAAAGTCTGACACaaggtgtggcgtactcctacctttctatattaaattctaaaataatcatTGCGTTATTTATACAGTACTTTAAGCGATGTTCAGGAAGTAGCAAAGGTAGAGTTTGGGTCTGCCACCTCCCTGATCTCACGGTACGGACACAATGAGGAGGGACAGTGGACACTATCTCAGaaatgtcaccttggaagaaggagaggGTAGTTCTGTTTCAATCTCTCTCTGTCAAGGTGGTCAGGTTGAAGTTTCTCCCTCACGCTTAGGgttgtaaaagttttttaagaTAGCACAACCTACCCAATCGTCCTCTGCAAGTAATCTATACCTATCGATCatctcaatattttgaaattgttgcaTTTCCGGTGAGTGATATGCTACTACTTCACGTTCATTGGTTTCACCGTTTTCTTGGTACCCATTGAGGGTTCTACTGACAGGTATAAACACTGACGTATAAAAGAACTCTCTGGAGCAACTAGACGTGTTAGGTCGTAGGAGTTTGCTCCATATTGGATTGGACATACTTTACACTAAATACATTCAATTTATTTagctacattattataaaactgtgGTCTCAGAATACTAATTTTCTAATGTAGTGCATTATTAAGTATGcagcaatatattaattttataacatctaGTTAGAATGAAAGGTACTTGCTTACCCCCGTGGTGAGTACATCGCATTGGCGGCACTTACAATTTGACATGCGTGCGGCTCCAAGAGATCAGTACATGATGTAATTGTGTAAGACTTGATTGATGTAATTTGTGTACGGTGTGTTAGCTGTAGAAAACGTGTTGAATTTTCTTGGGTAGATTTTGGAGTATGTTACCATAGTTATTATCTTATTGCGTTTAGAGTTAGTAAATTCTGTGtatgtttaaattgaataaattattcataattgtaaatatatcttCCCTTGTTTTCTTACGGCTGACCAGACGCGTAATCCTTATCGTACTAACCCATGGATGTCGACATGGATAAGAGTATAATGTGTATACCAACTTTACTTCTGTAGCCAGACAAATGTAACGCCTGAATTCTCTCCGTAAGCTATATTTATACCTGTAGCAACTATGGCTACGAAAATGCTAGCATGTACACCCTAGAAGGAGAATAGTGAGATCgatataagattttgaaacaagttttgagtgttttataTCTTCATTATTGTTTACAAAGTTCTCATGATCGAAagagcatttaaatttttttctttgaaagtaTAATATGATTGCCGCCATTTAACATccctatatgttacaaaaaggcATATCaggacgtttcgaggattgaaatccatcgCCTTGTTCAGGTGAAAAAGCCTAACgtataacataattaaaagtgTTGCAACAACTGTCACACAACGTTAAGGTAATTACGTAATACCTGACGAACTACATAAAATCCAGAATAGAAAAATGATTTAAAGCAATGTAAACTCATAGGAGCTATTAATTACCTTACCAAACTTTTTATGCTTTAGGGTTTTTCACTTGAAGAAGAGGGTAGGATTCCTATTATAAAAAAGTggtgttataattttttgtaatatatgcgTATAACGATTAAAATGTCCGAAAtattattatcctttaaaaaGTCCAATCgtcaatataaaactttaactatatattttgctTCCGCTgacataaaaaaatcactttgttGAAACGTGTTCACTTCCACAAAAACTGTCTAATCCGTTTGGTTATCTTCAATGGTTATGTAAACTCACGtaaatgaaaatcttttattagtAATCTCAAAACGAATTGTTGAGtgaaaaccaaaatttgtttATGATAACCAAAATTTATAGCCTACGAcctcaaaattacattttattgcatgTGTAGAGGAGAAAGTAAAACAAGTTAAACTTTTGGGGAGTAACTAAAATGAACACAACCCAGGCAAACTCGAATGATATACGAGGTACAACCCAACTTGTCTCTCA
This genomic stretch from Homalodisca vitripennis isolate AUS2020 chromosome 6, UT_GWSS_2.1, whole genome shotgun sequence harbors:
- the LOC124365181 gene encoding cylicin-1-like isoform X1, coding for MSNCKCRQCDVLTTGGRSGYYSEFCISNYCFGVYAGRQKKNSFWNYLLWVFILILLLIIAYVLLARFAPEVAESIRKKLKEIWQKLTGGRSTGSDKNRDSKSANRRGSKQSRKDKSRDQDSDDEEGSQKASNTDEDDQGSKKKDSKKRKGETSNRKDNKKTQQSDESKSKKESNSTDEDNEDRKKESPNKRKDKKPNTKEKKKAPKSDERSKDNISVASRASLGRRSSSRSYRQTNVERRPSTTSQKSRERARNYG
- the LOC124365181 gene encoding cylicin-1-like isoform X2, translated to MSNCKCRQCDVLTTGGRSGYYSEFCISNYCFGVYAGRKKNSFWNYLLWVFILILLLIIAYVLLARFAPEVAESIRKKLKEIWQKLTGGRSTGSDKNRDSKSANRRGSKQSRKDKSRDQDSDDEEGSQKASNTDEDDQGSKKKDSKKRKGETSNRKDNKKTQQSDESKSKKESNSTDEDNEDRKKESPNKRKDKKPNTKEKKKAPKSDERSKDNISVASRASLGRRSSSRSYRQTNVERRPSTTSQKSRERARNYG